One window of the Pseudofrankia sp. DC12 genome contains the following:
- a CDS encoding putative immunity protein, with protein sequence MILAEDRDLRFVTIRRGATLTDSTHRLLALWAAACAEHVLYLFESVQPCDPRPRQAIEQIRAWTRGEIRMSESRAAGGHAMGARELRGAARHAAYAAGQAAVVAHVAAHDLGAAAYAIKAARTAAPRREERAGLLECRWQREQLPHAIRALVLDDQRLRNDICWSVFDC encoded by the coding sequence GTGATTCTCGCAGAGGACCGCGATCTGCGTTTCGTCACCATTCGCCGCGGGGCGACGCTCACGGACTCCACCCATCGGCTCCTGGCTTTGTGGGCCGCCGCGTGCGCCGAGCACGTCCTGTACCTCTTCGAGTCGGTGCAGCCCTGCGATCCGCGGCCCCGCCAGGCGATCGAGCAGATTCGGGCCTGGACCCGGGGTGAGATCAGGATGTCCGAGTCCCGTGCGGCAGGGGGCCACGCCATGGGCGCACGAGAGCTCCGCGGAGCCGCTCGGCATGCCGCCTACGCGGCCGGCCAGGCGGCGGTCGTGGCGCATGTCGCCGCCCACGACCTCGGCGCCGCCGCCTACGCGATCAAGGCGGCTCGCACGGCGGCGCCCCGCCGCGAGGAACGCGCCGGCCTGCTGGAGTGCCGGTGGCAGCGCGAACAGCTCCCGCATGCGATCCGCGCTCTCGTCCTGGACGACCAGCGGTTGCGCAACGACATCTGCTGGTCGGTCTTCGACTGCTGA
- a CDS encoding ISAs1 family transposase, with protein sequence MAVAVEHADQVLLAACGARTSPTTGLFEAPSQDTVLRVLAKLSAASLDETVGAHLSGRVRRVHGERPDPDDPAGPDGNGQPAHAGRAGRRREQRAARRAFAADGKALRGAARDGTRTYLLSVATHDEGVVVAQHEIGEKTNEVPALVPLLTALNAYQPLAGAVITVDAGHTVRAHGRAIRALGAHFVFTVKLNTPALNADCEAAADWNNLPVEHAAETHGHGREELRTIRRAPATAEIRARHPGARTVALIERYATHTVHKGKGARRVTQTVTTAVSVFVITSLELDEVTAEELAGYVKGHWAIESKVHYVRDVTYREDASQVRTGDLPRIMATLRNTAISLIRLAGHKAIKPTIRRLKHDTALLLNVLGLKHPA encoded by the coding sequence GTGGCGGTCGCGGTCGAGCACGCCGACCAGGTGCTGCTCGCCGCGTGCGGCGCCCGGACCTCGCCGACGACCGGCCTGTTCGAGGCCCCGTCGCAGGACACGGTGCTGCGCGTGCTCGCGAAGCTGAGCGCGGCATCCCTGGACGAGACCGTCGGGGCCCACCTGTCCGGCCGCGTGCGCCGCGTCCACGGCGAACGCCCCGACCCCGACGACCCTGCCGGCCCGGACGGGAACGGGCAACCGGCGCACGCGGGCCGGGCGGGGCGGCGGCGTGAGCAGCGCGCCGCGCGGCGTGCGTTCGCCGCGGACGGCAAGGCGCTGCGCGGCGCCGCGCGCGACGGGACGCGCACGTACCTGCTCTCGGTGGCGACCCACGACGAGGGCGTCGTCGTCGCCCAGCACGAGATCGGCGAGAAGACCAACGAGGTCCCCGCCCTGGTCCCGCTACTGACGGCTCTGAACGCCTACCAGCCCCTGGCCGGCGCCGTGATCACTGTCGATGCCGGTCACACCGTACGCGCGCACGGCAGGGCGATCCGCGCGCTCGGCGCGCACTTCGTGTTCACCGTGAAGCTGAACACCCCGGCACTCAATGCCGACTGCGAGGCCGCCGCGGACTGGAACAACCTGCCCGTCGAGCACGCGGCCGAGACCCACGGCCACGGACGCGAGGAACTGCGCACGATCCGCCGCGCTCCGGCGACCGCCGAGATCCGCGCCCGCCACCCGGGCGCCCGCACCGTCGCGCTCATCGAGCGCTACGCCACCCACACCGTCCACAAGGGCAAGGGCGCCAGGCGGGTCACGCAGACCGTGACCACCGCGGTGTCGGTGTTCGTCATCACCAGCCTGGAACTCGACGAGGTCACCGCCGAGGAACTCGCGGGCTACGTGAAGGGCCACTGGGCCATCGAGAGCAAGGTCCACTATGTCCGTGACGTCACCTACCGTGAGGACGCCTCTCAGGTAAGGACCGGCGATCTCCCCCGCATCATGGCCACACTCCGTAACACGGCGATCAGCCTGATCCGGCTCGCCGGCCACAAGGCGATCAAGCCCACCATTCGGCGGCTCAAGCACGACACGGCCCTACTCCTGAACGTCCTCGGCCTGAAACACCCCGCCTGA
- a CDS encoding IS66 family transposase — translation MTRPTYDELAALVVAQAAIIKEQAAEIERLKARVAELEARLAANSRNSSKPPSSDGLAKPAPKSLRGRSGRKPGGQGGHPGRTLCQVADPDEIVRHEPARCCGCGRGLGRAPVAGMTRRQVFDIPAIRVGVVEHQLVAKRCGCGMVTTADSPDGVRAPVQYGPMITAVIVYLYAGQFLSKQRTAQALGELFGTPISDATVAAATTKAAKSLKGFSGQVRALIGRASVVHFDETGFRVNGTTHWVHSASTDRYSLLTAHRRRGREAILTAGVLPGFTGVAVHDAWAPYDTFTDATHALCNAHVLRELQAVIDAAGDDTKWCWARQVTDGLLALKKHIDHARTTGITLDTDVLDQHTRRIRDAAKIAADDQTVTGALGNKHRALARRLRDRIDDYLRFTTNPAVPFDNNAAEREIRMVKTRQKISGCMRTLTGAQNFCLIRSYTATTRKHGIGLLDALTQLANGNPWTPQPT, via the coding sequence ATGACGCGGCCGACGTATGACGAGCTTGCCGCGCTTGTCGTTGCCCAGGCCGCGATTATCAAAGAACAGGCCGCTGAGATCGAGCGGTTGAAAGCGCGGGTCGCGGAGTTGGAGGCGCGGCTGGCGGCGAATTCACGGAACTCGTCGAAGCCGCCGTCATCGGACGGGCTGGCGAAGCCAGCGCCGAAGTCGTTGCGAGGAAGATCGGGCCGTAAACCCGGTGGGCAGGGCGGTCATCCCGGGCGGACGTTGTGCCAGGTGGCCGATCCGGATGAGATCGTGCGCCATGAGCCGGCGCGGTGCTGCGGCTGCGGCCGAGGACTCGGCCGCGCCCCGGTCGCCGGGATGACACGGCGCCAGGTCTTCGACATCCCCGCGATCCGAGTCGGTGTCGTCGAGCATCAGCTGGTCGCGAAGCGGTGCGGGTGCGGCATGGTGACCACCGCGGACAGTCCCGACGGAGTGCGAGCACCGGTTCAGTACGGTCCGATGATCACTGCGGTCATCGTCTATCTGTATGCCGGCCAGTTCCTGTCGAAACAGCGGACAGCGCAGGCCCTCGGCGAGCTGTTCGGCACCCCGATCAGTGACGCGACCGTCGCCGCGGCAACCACCAAGGCCGCGAAATCCCTCAAGGGTTTCAGCGGCCAGGTCCGCGCACTGATCGGCCGTGCCAGCGTGGTCCACTTCGACGAGACCGGCTTCCGAGTGAACGGCACCACCCACTGGGTGCACTCCGCGTCGACCGACCGCTACTCGCTACTGACCGCGCACCGCCGCCGCGGCCGGGAGGCGATACTCACCGCCGGTGTGCTTCCCGGTTTCACCGGAGTCGCGGTCCATGACGCCTGGGCACCCTACGACACGTTCACCGACGCGACCCACGCGCTGTGCAACGCGCATGTTCTCCGGGAACTCCAAGCCGTGATCGACGCAGCCGGCGACGACACCAAATGGTGTTGGGCACGTCAGGTGACCGACGGCCTCCTCGCGCTTAAAAAGCACATCGACCATGCCCGCACCACAGGCATCACCCTGGACACGGACGTCCTCGACCAGCACACCCGTCGCATCCGCGACGCAGCGAAGATCGCCGCCGACGACCAGACCGTCACCGGCGCGCTCGGCAACAAACACCGCGCGCTCGCCCGCCGTCTCCGCGACCGGATCGACGACTACCTCCGCTTCACCACCAACCCGGCCGTGCCCTTCGATAACAACGCCGCCGAACGCGAGATCCGCATGGTGAAAACCCGGCAGAAAATCTCCGGCTGCATGAGAACACTCACCGGCGCCCAGAACTTCTGCCTCATCCGATCCTACACAGCAACCACCCGCAAACACGGCATCGGCCTACTCGACGCCCTCACCCAACTCGCCAACGGAAACCCCTGGACACCCCAACCCACCTGA